ATGTACTTGGTTGGAAACAAGAGGAGGGCTGCTCCAAGTGTCGTCCGGCGATTAACTATTATCTAGGAATGATGAACCCTGATACCCATCAAGACGAGAAGGAATCACGGTTTGTTAATGAACGTATGGGCGCCAATATTCAAAAAGATGGAACCTATACCGTTATCCCACGCATGTATGGCGGAGTAACGACGCCGGAGGATTTGAAGAAAATCGCCGATGTCTCTCTTAAATATGATGTGAAGGTTGTGAAGGTAACTGGTGGGCAACGACTGGATCTGATTGGTGTGAAGAAGGAAGATTTACCTAAGGTATGGGAAGAGCTAGATATGCCTTCAGGTTACGGTTATGCCAAATCTCTTCGTACGGTTAAGACTTGTGTGGGCTCGCAGTTCTGCCGTTTTGGCACACAAGATTCGATGGGAATGGGCGCACTTATGGAGCGTAAGTATGAGCGTCTTGATTTTCCGGCCAAGTTCAAAATGGCTGTCAACGGTTGTCCTCGTAACTGTGCAGAATCTTGCACGAAGGATATCGGTATCGTCGGCAACGATGGTGGCTGGGAAATATTTATCGGTGGTAACGGCGGTATTAAACCGCGGATAGCAGACGCCTTCTGTAAGGTGAAGACTGATGAAGAGTTAATCGAAGTGTGCTCGGCTGTGATGCAATACTACCGTGAGACGGGAAATTATTTGGAGAGAACCTCCGAGTGGGTAGAGCGTATGGGACTTGAGCAGATTCAAATGGTCATTTTGAATAATGAAGAGAATCGTAAAGAGCTAGCAGCTCGCATTGACTTTGCCCTAACTCAAGTCACTGATCCTTGGAAAAAAATTCTGAATGATAACAGTACACGTACTGCACTTTTTGAAGATGCAAGAGTTTAAGGGATAGATAACGAACACAGAAGGGGAGATAGCAAACCAATGAATAAGACAACACAAATGTATGCAATAGGATCAGTACAGGATTTTCTGATGCAGATTGGTCGGGTAGTTGTTGCTGGAAATGTGGAGTTAGCTGTATTTCGTACCTCTGACGGAGGAATCTATGCGCTTGAGAATCGCAGTCCTCATCCCAAAGGGGGACCGCTTGCCGAAGGGATTGTTTCGGGTCACTTTCTTTATGATCCACTGTACGACTGGAAAATTGATCTTCGCACTGGCGAAGTCCAGGCTCCAGACGAGGGCAGAGTAGTGACTTATCCAGTCACGCTTGATGAGGACAGTTTGACGGTGAGCGTGTAGACACCGAAGGTTGTAATTAATGCTTTAATAGAAAACGGTGGGGTGGAGTATTATGTTTACACAAAGTGTGGAGAGTATCGTCGAGACGGCAGTCAGCAAGCGTGACCAGATGAATAAAAACTTGCCAAGATATTTTCTAGCGGCTCTCTTGGCAGGAGCATATGTGGGTATTGGGATTATTCTTATTTTCTCGCTGGGAGCGCCGTTAGCGGCGGCAAAGTCTCCTTTCCAACCCCTCATTATGGGTGTATCCTTCGGAATTGCCCTGACTCTTGTTGTGTTTGCAGGCTCAGAGCTGTTTACCGGAAATAACATGTTCTTTACTGTAAGTACATTAGCTGGTCGAACAAGCATCTGGGATACCGTGAAGAACTGGGTGCTTGTGTTTGTAGGGAATGTGGTAGGTGCAGTGATTTTATCGCTTTTGATTCGGGGAACTGGACTATTCAGTGCGGCTCCCCCTGAGCATTTGATCTTCGCAGCAGCGGCCAAGAAAATGAGCCTTCCGTTTTCGGAGTTATTTTTCCGTGGAATCCTATGTAACTGGCTCGTCTGTCTAGCACTGTGGATGTCTTCACGCGCTAAAAGTGAGACTGCCAAGCTAGTTTTAATCTGGTGGTGTTTATTTGCCTTTATTGCGAGTGGTTATGAGCACAGTGTGGCTAATATGACGCTGCTGAGCGTTGCTGTGTTGCTCCCGAATCACCCGGAGACCATTACAATTGCCGGATGGATACACAATATGATACCCGTTACTTTAGGAAATATAATTGGTGGTGGCGTATTCGTGGGCATGGCCTATTGGATGATCTCCCCAGTGCGTGGTACTCAGAGCAAGCGTTAAACGTATATTTATTATTGGAATTAAGCATTAGGGCTGACCCGATTTCGGGTTCAGCTCTTTTTTTAGGTTATAAAAAAGACGCCTCTGTTAGGCGCCTTGGACCACTCTATTGTAATGTGCAGAATAATTGGGTCATATATGTTTCATTGAGGAGAATAGAGGGTATATTACAATGGAATTAAATACGGCAGATCTCGTTTGGACACATTTCGCAGTGGCAAATTTCCTGCAGCATACCAAGATTCTTGATGACAATCATGCCGTTCTCGTACTCAACCGCGTCCTTTTTACGCAAGTCGCTCAGCATCCGGTTAACACTCTCACGAGTGGCGCCGATCATGTTGGACAGATCTGTATGCGTAATTTTTTTGTTGATGAGGATGTTCTCACCATCACTGCTCTTCTCACCGTAGGTGTTGCCAAGACGAATGAGAGTGGAGCAAAGCGCACCTGGTTTGCCGTACATCATCAGATCGCGGAATTTCGTTTGGGTTAGACGGTGATGAATACCCATCCATTTCATAAAGTCGATGGCAAAATCACAATGTTGGCAAATGAGAATTTCTAAATCCTTCTGCTCGATAACGCCAACTTCACTATCTTCAATCACTTCAGCAGTAAAGCTGTGTTTGGTACTGAAGAATGGATCTGCTTGCCCTACCATATCGCCAGCTTGATACATATAGAGAATGAGTTCTTTACCTTCATCAGTAGATTTAGTTAATTTCACACGTCCACGTTTGATATAAAACAATTTATCCGAGTAGTCGCCTTCCCAGAATAGATGTGAACCCTCTGGAACAACGCGCTCTTTCATTGTAACTAGAAGTCTGTTGAAATTCTGTTCGGAGAAACAGTTTGTATTTCCGTGGGCTTCGATAACATTGTAATGTTCTTTTAGCATAATCGACATCCCCTTTATTCCCTCATTTTTTCAGTAAATTTTAAATTAATTATACTCTGAATATTCCTTGATATGGTTAAAAAAAACCATTTAAAAGTGTCGAATTTTCAACATTGTGATTATTTTCACTTCTAAAGTGCTAGATGTAATATGATTTTCAACCAAAAAAGAGTAAGAAGTATACGTTTATTATATATCACAGCGGTAATCCATTATTCTCAAAAATGAAACTTTTGATGTGTTTTTTGCAAATATAAGCATTATAAATTTCATCCCTATTAGATTCTTCATATTATACTGCAAAAATTCATGATTTAGAAATCCGTTCGATTTCAACTCCGTATAAATACACACATCTTCATTATGGTCAGACATTGGCGCATTTAGCGTGTAACGATATCCTGAGATTGGAGCAAAAACCAGGAGAAGGGGAAATCATACATGGCTAAAGTGGCAGACAAATATTTTAAGGTAGATCCTTGGGCAATTATTGAAGAGGGCTTTGATCCAGAACGAAATCGGACTTCAGAATCTATTTTTTCACTTGGGAATGAGTATATGGGCGTTCGGGGGTATGCTGAGGAAGGCTACTCTGGAGATTCCTTGCAAGGAAGCTATTTCAACGGACTAAATGAACAATTGGACATTGGCAATCATTATAAAGGAATTATTCGCTCGCTTAGATATATGGTGAATGCGGTGGACTGGCTGTATACGCGGATCTCTGTGGATGGTGAACAGCTTGATCTGGCAAAAAGTAAAGTATCGGATTATGTGCGCAAACTGGATCTTCGTAGTGGAATCTATCGGCGGGAGCTGATCTGGCATCTAGATGATGGCAAAAGGTTGAAAGTTGTCTTTACTCGCTTGGTCAGTATGACGATGTCTCATCTGGGACTACAACGGGTAGAATTTGAGCCGCTTAATTTCTCAGGCAGTGTGGACATTTGTGCTGGGCTGGATTTCAGCATTATCCATGAGGAACGTGGCGAATGTATGTGGAGTAGTCTCCGCAGTGGAGAACAAGGGGCTGCCACTGCTATTATGGCGAGAACAGTGAATACAGCTAACAAGCTATTCTCTAGCTTTTCGTTACAATCTTCGCAGCAGCTTCAGCTTACTCGAATTGAACATGATAAATT
This window of the Paenibacillus sp. FSL R10-2734 genome carries:
- a CDS encoding Crp/Fnr family transcriptional regulator, which gives rise to MLKEHYNVIEAHGNTNCFSEQNFNRLLVTMKERVVPEGSHLFWEGDYSDKLFYIKRGRVKLTKSTDEGKELILYMYQAGDMVGQADPFFSTKHSFTAEVIEDSEVGVIEQKDLEILICQHCDFAIDFMKWMGIHHRLTQTKFRDLMMYGKPGALCSTLIRLGNTYGEKSSDGENILINKKITHTDLSNMIGATRESVNRMLSDLRKKDAVEYENGMIVIKNLGMLQEICHCEMCPNEICRI
- the nirD gene encoding nitrite reductase small subunit NirD, which translates into the protein MNKTTQMYAIGSVQDFLMQIGRVVVAGNVELAVFRTSDGGIYALENRSPHPKGGPLAEGIVSGHFLYDPLYDWKIDLRTGEVQAPDEGRVVTYPVTLDEDSLTVSV
- a CDS encoding formate/nitrite transporter family protein, which translates into the protein MFTQSVESIVETAVSKRDQMNKNLPRYFLAALLAGAYVGIGIILIFSLGAPLAAAKSPFQPLIMGVSFGIALTLVVFAGSELFTGNNMFFTVSTLAGRTSIWDTVKNWVLVFVGNVVGAVILSLLIRGTGLFSAAPPEHLIFAAAAKKMSLPFSELFFRGILCNWLVCLALWMSSRAKSETAKLVLIWWCLFAFIASGYEHSVANMTLLSVAVLLPNHPETITIAGWIHNMIPVTLGNIIGGGVFVGMAYWMISPVRGTQSKR